A genomic stretch from Aedes albopictus strain Foshan chromosome 2, AalbF5, whole genome shotgun sequence includes:
- the LOC134286304 gene encoding uncharacterized protein K02A2.6-like has product MIAHPVKSTKFDCVQKVLDDVFEKEGYPKAVRTDNGPPFNSSEFSEFCKKRDIALSFSTPLFPQQNGLAESCMKLVNKAMATATANNTNYIDELKSAINAHNAAEHSVTTVPPEEVMYGRRIKRGLPLIQRGKSNFSEAQLEHRDREEKLAGKRREDERRGARKCRVSPGDDVVIERQNRVKGESRFSPTRYTVVEQRNGSLVLNTNEGKTTKRHVSQTKKVNQWRDSHSKAATITNSKTNSNDESTSAYATGTPSGTQVHRPLRDKKAPAFLSDYVRLIDKD; this is encoded by the coding sequence ATGATCGCCCACCCGGTCAAATCCACCAAATTCGATTGCGTTCAAAAAGTGCTAGATGATGTTTTTGAAAAGGAAGGCTACCCAAAAGCTGTGAGGACCGACAATGGACCTCCCTTTAACAGCTccgaattttcagaattttgcaAAAAACGGGATATTGCACTATCCTTTTCGACACCTCTCTTCCCGCAGCAGAATGGGCTTGCGGAAAGCTGTATGAAATTGGTGAATAAAGCCATGGCCACAGCAACTGCAAACAATACCAATTACATCGACGAACTGAAGAGCGCAATCAACGCCCACAACGCCGCTGAACACAGCGTGACAACCGTCCCACCCGAGGAAGTCATGTACGGTCGGAGGATTAAGCGAGGATTACCCTTGATTCAACGTGGCAAGTCAAACTTCTCCGAAGCACAGCTAGAACACAGGGACCGCGAGGAAAAATTGGCAGGAAAACGTCGAGAAGACGAACGACGCGGGGCTCGAAAGTGCAGAGTTTCACCTGGGGACGATGTAGTAATTGAACGGCAAAATCGCGTCAAAGGAGAGTCACGCTTTTCGCCCACAAGGTATACAGTGGTCGAACAACGAAACGGAAGTTTGGTGCTCAATACCAACGAGgggaaaacaacaaagcggcatGTGTCACAGACAAAGAAGGTTAATCAGTGGCGAGATTCACACAGCAAAGCAGCAACCATCACTAACAGTAAAACAAATTCAAACGACGAAAGTACCAGCGCATACGCAACGGGTACACCGAGCGGTACACAAGTACACCGACCTTTACGCGACAAGAAAGCACCCGCTTTCCTGAGTGATTACGTTCGGTTGATTGACAAGGACTAG
- the LOC134286305 gene encoding uncharacterized protein LOC134286305, which yields MMNDGRYVRPIGATTEDEEEIPVESSIADESVDQTCSVSMVDPSTYSGSSSENNNSDIGSSSSSNSETSDSDTDDDHDADQTPNQISSQTNPTHPIPDTTPTENPSRDAMDNVRNTERIERMEKMIAGINEALTRFQPSPRPVVDDNPDNTWNLPNDTSASTGGNVSSSFRWDHIKPFTSGIPANKMWEEWNRYIENFEIAVSFSNMNDPVKRTQLLFLSVGSELQEIIKAAKLRPSLANPDCYKTFVANIKTYFRSMTDTAAEHEAFSRMRQESGESAVAFHARLMCKVHACNYSADDVDRFVRAQLLSGLRNRELVKQARIYGYETNFIVQSAAREDTYEAETRQQESSNVFEVKRAQGSSSFDRSDRKRPNSTRHPDETTTKQYRSNVQNPRSEENRRRCSRCSLFRHRNGQCPALGRKCIRCGKSGHFVAACRQRQVNSVKYEQTDKPFGRPSYPDEDKHDDKNQEVNALSIEDVMVDCSIGSSSSIRFLIDSGADVNVIGGHDWDKREREARAGLAKIEMLGSSSSNKLRAYGSCEPMTVDCTFKASIVAKTSHSPSSTDEAVFHVVSKGNRSLLGRSTANDLGLLQIINNVSHREDDGIFPIMPGVKVTFSVDKDVPPTKSAYYNVPAAYREAARQRLREMETRGIIEKTKTAPNWISGMSAVAKGKNDFRLVVNMRAPNRAINREYYRLPLLDEMRTKLHGAKYFSKLDLSNAFYHLELSEESRDLTTFLAEDGMYRFTRLMFGVNCAPEIFQREMVRILENVENVIVFIDDILIFADTLEALRATVARVLQILKENNLTLNVAKCEFDQTRIKFLGHELDADGFHIDNEKVKSVRSFREPTTLSELRSFLGLASFLSPYISNFANITSPLWTATTSKTWLWGSEQREAFGLVKQQIMDCTISLGFFSNNDKTILYTDASPVALGAVLVQEGANQAPRVISFASKALTPTEKRYPQNQREALGAVWAVEHFSYFLLGRHFTLRTDAQGVTFILNRSREESKRALTRADGWALRLSPYNYNVEYIRGLENIADPSSRLYEGDDAPFEEDASPWEIATLEVNSLEFLMEADIKTATDEDEMLLSVIKALESGLWHKDLRRYQSVEDELIVQNGILVKKGCAVIPKALQTRALEVAHEGHPSVAKNEKHNAAAGLVARHDK from the exons ATGATGAACGACGGCAGATATGTTCGACCGATCGGAGCAACGACCGAAGATGAAGAGGAAATTCCGGTCGAGAGCTCGATCGCAGACGAGTCAGTGGACCAAACCTGCAGCGTATCGATGGTTGACCCGAGCACctacagcggcagcagcagcgagaacAACAACAGCGACATTGGTAGCAGTAGCAGTTCAAACAGTGAAACTAGCGATTCCGATACCGACGATGATCACGACGCAGATCAAACTCCGAACCAGATAAGCTCACAAACCAACCCAACGCACCCAATTCCTGATACAACCCCGACCGAAAACCCTTCTCGTGACGCAATGGATAACGTACGTAATACTGAACGAATCGAGCGTATGGAGAAAATGATTGCGGGCATAAACGAAGCCCTGACCCGCTTCCAACCCAGTCCTAGGCCAGTGGTGGACGATAATCCCGATAATACCTGGAACTTACCCAACGATACGAGCGCAAGTACCGGCGGAAACGTTTCTTCAAGCTTCCGCTGGGATCACATAAAACCGTTCACGAGTGGCATTCCAGCCAATAAAATGTGGGAGGAATGGAACCGCTACATCGAAAATTTCGAGATAGCGGTTTCGTTCAGCAACATGAACGACCCGGTCAAGAGGACGCAACTGCTGTTCCTCTCTGTAGGCAGTGAGCTTCAAGAAATCATTAAAGCCGCAAAACTACGTCCAAGTTTGGCCAACCCAGACTGCTATAAGACATTCGTCGCAAACATCAAAACCTACTTCCGCTCGATGACCGACACCGCTGCCGAGCACGAAGCTTTTTCTAGGATGCGACAGGAAAGCGGCGAATCAGCGGTCGCTTTTCACGCGCGGTTGATGTGCAAGGTACATGCATGCAATTACAGCGCCGATGATGTAGACAGATTCGTAAGAGCACAGCTATTGAGTGGACTTAGGAACCGAGAGCTAGTGAAGCAGGCGCGAATCTACGGATACGAGACAAACTTCATTGTACAGTCAGCAGCCAGGGAGGATACTTACGAGGCCGAAACACGTCAACAGGAGAGCTCTAACGTCTTCGAGGTAAAAAGGGCACAAGGATCCTCATCGTTCGATCGAAGTGACCGTAAGCGTCCGAATTCAACTCGCCATCCAGATGAAACGACGACCAAGCAATATCGAAGCAATGTCCAGAATCCACGGTCCGAAGAAAATCGCAGGCGGTGTTCGCGTTGTTCCCTGTTCCGGCACCGAAATGGTCAGTGTCCTGCGTTGGGCCGCAAGTGTATCCGCTGCGGTAAATCAGGCCATTTCGTAGCCGCGTGTCGGCAGAGACAGGTGAATTCTGTGAAATACGAGCAAACCGACAAACCCTTTGGCAGACCATCATATCCCGATGAGGACAAACACGACGATAAGAACCAG GAAGTCAATGCTCTCTCCATAGAAGACGTCATGGTCGACTGTTCAATCGGATCGTCCTCTTCCATCCGTTTTCTAATCGATTCGGGTGCAGATGTAAACGTCATTGGTGGACATGACTGGGACAAACGTGAAAGAGAAGCTAGAGCGGGCTTAGCAAAAATTGAAATGCTTGGTAGCAGTTCGAGTAATAAATTGCGTGCCTATGGATCATGTGAGCCAATGACTGTTGACTGCACATTCAAAGCAAGTATCGTGGCAAAAACCTCACACTCCCCAAGTTCTACAGACGAAGCAGTCTTCCACGTTGTTTCCAAAGGTAACAGATCGCTTCTTGGTCGATCCACGGCAAACGATTTGGGACTCCTGCAGATCATCAACAATGTCAGCCACCGCGAAGACGATGGCATTTTCCCGATAATGCCGGGGGTAAAGGTGACATTTAGTGTCGACAAAGATGTTCCACCAACTAAGAGCGCCTACTACAATGTGCCAGCCGCGTATCG GGAAGCTGCACGACAGAGATTACGTGAAATGGAAACTCGGGGCATAATAGAGAAAACCAAGACCGCACCAAACTGGATCAGTGGCATGTCCGCCGTGGCCAAGGGCAAAAACGATTTCAGGCTCGTGGTTAATATGCGTGCCCCCAATCGCGCAATAAATCGCGAATACTATAGGCTTCCGTTGCTCGATGAAATGAGAACCAAATTGCACGGGGCAAAGTATTTCTCGAAACTTGACTTGAGTAATGCTTTTTATCACCTTGAGTTATCGGAAGAATCGCGCGACTTGACCACGTTTTTGGCTGAGGACGGGATGTATAGATTCACCCGCCTCATGTTCGGCGTCAATTGCGCGCCAGAGATTTTTCAGCGCGAGATGGTCCGCATCTtggaaaacgtcgaaaacgtcatAGTGTTCATCGACGATATACTAATCTTCGCCGATACACTTGAAGCACTTCGAGCAACAGTTGCTAGAGTTCtacaaatcctgaaggaaaataatttaacatTGAACGTGGCCAAGTGCGAATTCGATCAAACTAGGATTAAGTTCCTTGGCCATGAACTGGATGCGGACGGGTTCCACATAGATAATGAAAAGGTCAAAAGTGTGCGCAGCTTCAGAGAACCAACAACACTGTCGGAACTTCGCAGTTTCTTAGGGCTGGCATCATTTCTAAGCCCGTATATTTCGAATTTCGCAAACATCACGAGCCCATTGTGGACGGCAACCACGTCTAAGACATGGCTGTGGGGATCGGAGCAACGTGAAGCGTTCGGATTGGTGAAACAGCAAATCATGGACTGTACGATTTCTTTGGGTTTCTTCTCCAACAATGATAAAACCATTTTGTACACGGATGCCTCGCCGGTCGCCTTAGGAGCCGTGCTGGTACAAGAGGGGGCAAACCAAGCACCTAGGGTAATAAGCTTTGCCTCCAAAGCCCTCACCCCAACTGAGAAGAGATATCCACAGAACCAAAGGGAAGCTCTGGGTGCGGTATGGGCAGTGGAGCACTTTTCCTACTTTCTCCTAGGTAGGCATTTTACGCTCCGTACCGACGCCCAGGGAGTCACCTTTATCCTCAATCGATCACGAGAAGAGTCCAAAAGAGCATTAACACGCGCCGACGGATGGGCCCTTCGGTTAAGCCCATATAATTACAACGTCGAATATATCCGAGGTTTGGAGAACATCGCGGATCCATCATCAAGGCTTTATGAAGGAGACGACGCGCCCTTTGAAGAAGATGCTAGCCCATGGGAGATCGCGACGCTAGAGGTAAATTCTttggagttcctgatggaagcCGACATCAAAACCGCCACCGATGAGGATGAAATGCTGCTATCGGTGATTAAAGCACTGGAATCGGGGTTGTGGCACAAAGATCTGCGCAGATACCAATCGGTTGAGGATGAGCTGATTGTTCAGAACGGAATTCTCGTTAAGAAAGGGTGCGCTGTGATACCGAAGGCACTTCAAACTCGAGCTTTAGAAGTAGCCCATGAAGGTCACCCATCAGTGGCCAAAAACGAAAAGCATAATGCGGCAGCGGGTCTGGTGGCCAGGCATGACAAGTGA